A single region of the Etheostoma cragini isolate CJK2018 chromosome 3, CSU_Ecrag_1.0, whole genome shotgun sequence genome encodes:
- the LOC117942470 gene encoding transcobalamin-1-like, whose product MMSMMAALLSAALLLLLPGARTQTSEPVPIDVLVENSLLGSAPVTFSTHVVYRGILLGALKRLMDSNANFKFSYTEDPNYGPYLESVNGVAGNDEDHTYWELLVKTSDGKIIRPDVGIGCYIPSANEQIILKFTKW is encoded by the exons ATGATGTCGATGATGGCCGCCCTGCTCTCTGcagccctgctgctgctgcttcctggGGCTCGGACTCAAA CAAGCGAACCAGTTCCCATTGATGTGTTGGTGGAGAACAGCTTGCTTGGCAGCGCTCCTGTGACGTTCAGCACTCATGTGGTTTACAGAGGGATCCTGCTGGGTGCACTGAAGAGACTCATGGACTCCAATGCCAACTTTAA GTTCAGCTACACAGAGGATCCAAACTATGGCCCGTACCTGGAGAGTGTGAATGGAGTGGCTGGAAATGATGAAGACCATACATACTGGGAGCTGCTGGTTAAGACTTCAGATGGCAAAATCATAAGACCTGATGTTG GTATTGGATGCTACATTCCCAGTGCAAACGAGCAAATCATCCTGAAGTTCACAAAGTGGTGA